From Amaranthus tricolor cultivar Red isolate AtriRed21 chromosome 4, ASM2621246v1, whole genome shotgun sequence:
cttCTGAgttcatctttgttcatttcAAGATATTTTATACTGTATTATTACTGTCATGATCACAAATAATTTCTTTCTAATATTGTAATATTCTTTGACTTCTTTTTTATGTCAATTATTTTGAAGACCGTCAAAAATTACAGCAATTAGTATCAAATTtgcatttataatttttttaaataggtGCTCAATTTAGGATAGAATCAAAATTTgaagtttgaaatattttttatgttgaatagGCCTTAAAATGTGAATATCTATAAATAGACCGTTAACGTGTCAATTTAGATGCTTGTCAAgttatttgaaataatattaattgaGAATTAAATGGCTAAAATTGCAAAAATCGTACAATCACATGTTAACCCAATATCAATTTAAAAGCCCGttagtttttgaaaaaaatattaattcaaaACTGAATTTTCACAGTTGCCAAAACTTATAGAAACACGTGTCGTTTCTAAATAACACCTAAAGAGTAATGCACCACTTAAATACTGACATCTAACAAACTAATTAAAAGATTGACATGTGAAATTTAGCAACtcttttaattagttttatgattctacaaaatttattatttgtagGAGAtattagggatgcaaacggggcggggcggggcgggtattggcttTACCAtgcccatccccatctggtaaatcaatctccatccccatccccatccccatccccgcgacgggtataatttttttacccgtccccgccccgatgggtttgtacctaataccatccccatccccatctgggtatccatccccgtctaatatccattttacccgccccaccacccgtcaaatccccgcttaatacaaTAACTTAAATCatttaaagattaaaaaaacaaaacaaaatcagtaataaacaacaaaaaccaaaatcaaacaaaacaaaaatcaaacaaaaaacaaagacaAAAACTAAACatagaaaaaaacaaaattgaacAAAGCAAACAGAATGTAATTAAAACATTCTTAAGTAATGTCATTGGAAGATATGAGGGGCAGAAACAACGAATTCTGAAAGAAGCGAACCTTGGAATCCTTCTGTTTTTTTATcttctaattttaaaatttgggaAAATATAATCAGGAGATACAAACagataaattaaagtaaaacaataaaattCTATTGATTAAAGTGTAAGTATAACAATGTTATATATGTTCAATGTTATATAACAAtgtaattaaattcaaattcaattgTTCTTATTAAAGAAGCAAACAGATCAACAACAGTGCAGTTTCAAATTGAAGCAAACAGAATCAGAAACTTACCTATTGAtgggagaagaagaagatgagagaAAAGAGTGtttcaagaagaagaagaagaagaagatgggagAGAGTGCAGCACAGCAACAGTGTTTCAAGAAGATGAGAAATGACGGCCAGAATGGttttgaaagaaaataatttagggttttgatttttgaagcaaATGAGAAATGACTGTGAagcaaataatttttaacagTTTTCTGTTTTCAAAGGCTCAAtccaaagttttttaaaaaatttgaaaataattcaaggtttaaaaaattcatgaatttaaaaaataatttagggtatttcaattttcaaaatttgtacatttcgtGAGGCGGGGcagggcggggatggggcggggatggggcgggtatcacctaaaacccatcctcatccccatccccgcggtgggtatgaattttatacccgtatccgccccatgacccatcaaaccggtcCCCATCTCCGCCCCAtcggcgggtctcctattagacccgctcCGCCTGCATCCCTAGGAGATATAAAGGTGTTCTTGTTTAAAATTTTCCTTATTAGGAAGGCTTACAAATCAAAGTTGAACATATAAGTTGGTAAGTTAAATTACTAGAAAACTTAGTGTTAAAcatttaaaaccaataaaagctTCGATTTTTATAAACTTTTGTAAGTTGGGTgtttgatttattatgtaaattaGGGTCTTCTTAAATCCTACATCATATtaattaatctttgtttaaggtATACCCAAATacctttttattcttttttttttgggaaattaAGACTTTATATATCTAAAGGAAAAACCAAAACACTCATAAAAAAGAGACTTAAACCTTGGGCATAAAAAATCTGGGGAGAAAAAAAAacgaatttttgaaattgttgagtgaaaaaaaaaattaattaaataaacgaacttttaaaaaaatcccaaaagtaagcgtccaaaccccaaagctgtgctttggagctgttcgcagttactaactgcgaatatcatataagacaaactagttgttcgcagttagtaactgcgaacaactattttgtcttatatgttgttcgcagttactaactgcgaacagacctgaTCTACAAAATCAGatcagtttctgtttttcgCAAAATCCCATTTCTCAAACCCTACTTCACTCGACATTTTcaccttctccctctaaaaccattgattcaTTTCATCAAATTGTGcaatcctctttcaatttggcacttcaaaattagtgtgggatactatAGCTTGcgcaaaggtaaatttttttgtgcttttttggtgtatatttggattttagggttttaaccaaatttgtttattttttcaaatgtaggtttctAGTTGTTAAATAAGGActaatcttaatcatccataagcattgaaggtaatttctaattgtttttatagctttatgttggattttgaagtaatgttgttgtattatttgaatattattagaaaatgttgatgttgatgttggtattagaaatgttatttgtgaacttatgaattgatttattatttggattatgtgtattatatatgtatgaagttagctacattatggatttgaataatttatacaccaaaaaagattataatctaATGAATATAATTTACTTGTATGGacatgagttgatgttgatgtttattttctttgtattaatgtagaaaatggcatcatttcgcgtcaatataatatgtttttggaatggttgtattagagaaaataatggcaaagttcattatgttgggggaagacgtaagttgtttgcttgcaattcgaacatggatttgaaccactttagacGTTTTATatcttctaagattggattggaccctactagaagtaccgtaaatataagttttaaatatgCCTTGAGTGGAGAATTTattgcctttcctgttgaggatgatgaggctatagatgcgatgtgggagcattcaaagtccacccaaattccctctttggagtcaTAACACTAGAACTTGTAACTtaaggtaatatgttatatatattttatattattacataatagtaatattaactaaaaCTAACACGAACACAGCAGTagaggagatggatccagcaacTCCAGGACCCTTAGACCCTAGTGTGTTAACCATGCAGCATGAGCACAGGAGTACTCTTCtttgggatgcccaggttagTTTACGAtagttatgatttacattttactattgcgtacatacaagtaacttatatatatttcaatattcTTAGGTGACTGATGCGGAAACGCTGGGCACCAGGCATCCAGATTCTGTTCCATGGGTGATCGATGATAGGATCATCCCATACTTAGAGCTAACGAGGTTATACGACTTTCACCTCATAGCATACGGCAGAGTTGACCGTGCCATTATCACGGCACTGGTCGAGAGATGGCGTCAGGAGACGCATACATTTCATCtccctctaggtgaggctactatcacattgcttgatgtagccttacAAACGCGGCTTCCCATAGAGGGACGTGCCGTTTGTACAGGTGGACGCCAGCTATCAGGCTGGCGTGACATGGTGCATCGCATATTGGGAGAGCGCCCTCCACCGGAAGTGATCAGGGGGAGTGGTTTACGATGCATATGGTTGGTTCAGACCTTCTCGCAACTCCCCGGAGATGCTGATGAGGGCACCATTTCGAGGTACGCCAAGGCATACATCCTATATTTGATAGGTGCTGTGttgtttgccgataaaacaaGCAACCAAATCAACTCCTATACTTAACATTACTTGACGACTCGTGGGAGCACATCGCCGAGTATAGCTAGGGCTCCGCAGCCCTGGGATACTTGTACAAGAGGCTTTGTGGTGCTGCCCATAAGAACGTCAAAGAGATTGCAGGACCACtagtcatattacaggtaataacaataacatttaattctcATCAAAATTTGgttaattacatactaattacatttgcgATCGTTagctgtgggcgtgggagcatatttttatcggccaaccttacagaaccgTTGGTCGTGGTTATACTGCTCCTCCACCACAGCCAGGCCCAAATATTGCGTACTGTTCGAGGTGGAATTTTGCCCGCCGGACGCGCAAGCACACCGGCAGCGGTCTaggattctaccgagatcaaTTAGACCTCCTACGACCCAACCCGGTAAacatttcagtactcattaacattagtacaatttaatcaACATATCACGGACCCATACCTAgcggaagcctacgcagctgtacccgaacactcggggattcattccgaggcgtggagggcttctgtgccactcatatgcttcgacattgtcgaagtacatctactaGAGTGCgtaatgcgccaatatgggttggtacagggcattccaccgccttgtgacactaAACCTCAACTGCACATAATTTCGCGAAGAAATCAAGCCGGGGcaaactggatggagatcaacgggcaccacatcgctcgttgggatcatagacttgatttgctggcacaaggtgcgccgatTGATGTTGtcggcgcacctactacacctgactatatgccgtggttcctctccatgaCGCGCCGATGGATAacaccacgtgccatcttggaagcagcacattacgcacctactgcgcctacgatgacccaatttgtaagtcttcatttgcatttatttgattaagttgccaattaaataataaaatgttacattatctaaatattaattgcaggcacaaggtgcggcagacgtgatgcggtacagccaggaggagccggtgagggagattgcgcatggcatgctcttcggctcgcagttccagcacttcataccggaagtcgctgcacAGCACTCACCAACTACCTCCCATACGCACATGGCATGCTCTCCTTcttatgactaccatttggaggagatggatcaTTCATATCCCGTTGACGCTGCGGCctgcggggacctcgcaggctgggccatcacagccatcacagtaccagtcccctccactgccagagcgtcacacgaacgcctcttactatcgtaggaggcgaaggagaccaactcagttggataaggTAGATGGGGGTTCGTGAGCGTTAACGATtaccttttgtgtatttggatcgactatgtacatatatatatatatatatatatatatattttaattgacttgtatatttcacacatttgtatatattttgttgtatatacatgtttaattactttatcatagccccCAAACTTTGACTTATAAATGATCGGAgatttggcgatgaatcatgccgccttaaacatacatcgacttgtaattacctattctaatgtctctagtgcaattacaacaaacaacaaatcaaaaataaaggaaaaaaaaattaattagttgttcgcagttactaactgcgaacagctgttttgtcttttataactgttcgcagttagtaactgcgaacagctctaaACCATAGGTCTAGGGTTTTCACGCTTAGTTTTGGAAAAAGTTTGAATAATCGTTTagtcaattaattttttttttcgctaacctttttcaaaaattcgaaAAAAACCCATTGAAATAAAGCCCAAAACTAACTCAGACAACCCAAACAACATAAGAGTACAAGTATATGTCTATTGTGTAAAGCAGCACTAAAACCCACACCACTAACACATCACAAACGACTACCTCAAACCATAAAATCAAACTAaatcaagataaaaaaaatgaaaacaaggcctaactaaaataaaaaaaaaataaaaaaataaaaaataaaaaataaaaaaaagcttCCAGCACACAAACAAGAACTTGTTTTTCACGTTATTGCATGAGTTATCTTGAGTggattcttttaaatatttaaatgaattaTGACTTAAGAAATGTTTATAAGTTTGAGGATTCATGTTGGAAAAtctatgttttgttatttttcaagTATAAGTATTGATTAATGACTTAAGCACATTCATGCTGTTTTTCTTCTTTGTATAAAATGTGTTGTGTATgataaaaattcataaatatgAGCTTATTGTTTTATATTAAGAAATCCAAAAATCTCCTTTTTAATGTCTTTATGAAAAGTTATGTTATACCACTTTGTAAAGGCAAAATCTTGTTAAAGAACCTAAACAAGTACACAGTTAAAAGCTCTACTTACTAATAATGTAACTTGAAATTTATCAGCATTACTTTATTTTTGAAATCTTGCCAAAATTAGATTTAAGTAAACTAATTTAAGGCTTACTGCTGTATATATTAGTATTGCCTAATTTTTCATCAGGGCCATGTTCTCTCTGTCTGATtagatctgatctgatctgactCTACTAATTTTGATCTGATCTAatatgatctgatctgatttgatgTGATTTGGTCTAATCTGATCtaatctggtctggtctggtatggtttgatctgatctgatataatctgatttaatttcatttagttaatgttattgtaatattttgtaaatgataaataataatggttaagatattattattattattattattattattattattattattattgttgttgttgttgccatataccattgagttttcgtacGTCAGCGCAGAATACCAtaaatgacaactgccgtcagtgtgccgtttgtggtaaattaataattcaccatataccacctTTTTTTCGttaaataccattttttttaaaatatagccATTCGAATTGTGATAAACAAAAAAAGTGTCAtactaaacaatgctaagtaACAGCATTTCTCTTCCCCTTGTGTTGCATTCATCTCATGCCTTTCCTTTTCAACTATAGTAAAAGACTGAAGTGTATAAACAACATACGACTTGCAAAATACGCTTCATAAAACCACTTACATCTGATCTAGGTTCATACCATCCATGGTTCAACCTGCCTGGTGAGACTACTAATCTTGAGAATTTGAAGCAATATATAACACAACTAGTCTAATAATTGACAACTTAATAAAATGCGCTTCCATCACTATGAATCACTAGTATTGAAGTTAGAAGCCCAAGTCCAAGTAAAAATCTTGTGTGAATTCTAGAGGAGCTACAATGCTACATATTGTCCCCCTGGATACCAGTTCGCAATGAGACTTGCTTCAAAAAGCCAACACACGCAAAGGCAGCAAAGGAAACAAGCTTTTTGGAAAGATTTGACTACGTTCATTCAAAGGCTACTCAAAGCTTCACAAGGCCAAGGAGGTAATAATTTTCAAGAATGAAATAACTAATTTATTACTTCAATTTTTTTGCCCATAGCTCTAAAACATAGATCAAGATGGAGCAATCTTAAATTTCTTGTTGGACTCACCGGTTTGTAAGAACACATCTTTTTCTTATATTTCTCGTTCTTCTATCCATAATCAAGACCCTATTATTTTCCCCCAATCTCTTTTTTCCCTgtttgttttttataaaaaaataaaccaaaacaaCCCAGAAGTTGAAGGTAGAGGttgattctttttcttttgaaaattttcttggAATTTGGTTTTAGGGTTGTTTTCAATTGTTAATTCATTTGAAAAGAATGATTTATTGGCTGAATCAATAATTATAGTCAAGGTTCTGCTCAAAATTGGGTTTAggattgaagatgaagatgtagATGAATAGAGAGTttcttgaatggagaagaagaaagatggggtgtcaattttttgaagacatatgttgtgtttggggaagtcaACTCTAACAATAGCGCCAGTTGAATGCataagggcatactggtaatttaccacaaacgcaCACTGACGGcaattgtcattaatggtattctgtgctaacatacgaaaactcaatggtgtatggtgaattaaaacattttgggTGGTATATGATGAATTACagagaaactcagtggtatatcatgaaatatccgttattattattactattattattattattattattattattattattattattattattattattattattattattattattattattattatttttaatttttttttgacaaattacactagtggaaaaaaaacctcatttgctgcggttttttggccctTATTTagtgcggttttggccccaagcaatagtgatagcagcaaatggcctattttaaatgttgcggttataaaccgcagcaaaaaaaggcattatttgctgcggtcaacaccaaaccgcagcaaataaagaggagtatttgctgcggtcaggctcAAAAACGCAGCAAATAGTATtatctatttgctgcggttttgaagtTGACCGCATAAAATactcctctttatttgctgcggtttgggGTTGACAGCAGCAAatagttggtattttttttcttttttcgttttatactaataataatccaataataatgtacaatgtaataacaatgattaatccaataatccaatgataatcacaaataatcaccaataatctctttgtaataataaactctcgatcgtatatataatataatattatgtacgtacatatatatataatata
This genomic window contains:
- the LOC130810802 gene encoding serine/threonine-protein phosphatase 7 long form homolog, which translates into the protein MRQYGLVQGIPPPCDTKPQLHIISRRNQAGANWMEINGHHIARWDHRLDLLAQGAPIDVVGAPTTPDYMPWFLSMTRRWITPRAILEAAHYAPTAPTMTQFAQGAADVMRYSQEEPVREIAHGMLFGSQFQHFIPEVAAQHSPTTSHTHMACSPSYDYHLEEMDHSYPVDAAACGDLAGLFSIVNSFEKNDLLAESIIIVKVLLKIGFRIEDEDVDE